The following proteins come from a genomic window of Populus alba chromosome 12, ASM523922v2, whole genome shotgun sequence:
- the LOC118060613 gene encoding uncharacterized protein, with protein MSLINRPRVTVNGIRRMRTFHFFWCQNCRSISRFTSINRLEIFCPNCYSAMNHELDVSRPRFFADITGLESSPGARFLVSLAQMLDPPTREQDADSGRRIRWVPGSANGPWITLQFVEPPSLQRPTIAAPPPTVPPSNNAINRSNVDNIGNAENDLLTQDMIDHSDLPGPPPAPVSAIEALPIVKVTEQHLMNDMRCPVCKEIFEVGGDVMELPCKHLYHSDCVVPWLNLRNTCPVCRYELRDESDNDLPGENAQYFFGFEEVTNSINWLRNRFHSLRPIRAFSDWTQRYLDFLDSRLATSNGARSWWRSWLIL; from the exons ATGTCGCTGATCAATCGCCCTCGTGTTACAGTCAATGGAATCAGAAGAATGAGAACTTTTCATTTCTTCTGGTGTCAAAATTGCCGAAGTATTTCAAGGTTCACCTCCATAAACCGGCTAGAAATCTTTTGTCCAAATTGCTATAGTGCAATGAATCATGAGCTTGATGTGTCAAGGCCAAGGTTCTTTGCTGATATAACTGGCTTAGAGTCCTCACCAGGTGCACGGTTTTTGGTTTCGTTGGCGCAAATGCTTGATCCTCCTACGAGGGAGCAGGATGCTGATTCTGGTAGAAGAATCAGATGGGTGCCCGGAAGTGCCAACGGACCTTGGATTACCCTCCAGTTTGTTGAACCTCCGAGCCTACAAAGGCCCACTATTGCGGCACCACCTCCTACGGTTCCACCTAGTAATAATGCTATTAACAGAAGCAATGTTGACAATATTGGTAATGCTGAGAATGATCTGCTCACTCAAGATATGATTGATCATTCTGATCTGCCAGGACCGCCTCCTGCACCAGTTTCAGCAATTGAAGCATTGCCAATTGTGAAAGTTACAGAACAGCATTTGATGAACGATATGCGTTGTCCTGTATGTAAGGAGATATTTGAGGTTGGTGGTGACGTGATGGAGTTACCCTGCAAGCATCTGTACCATTCTGATTGTGTTGTTCCTTGGTTGAACTTGCGTAACACTTGTCCTGTTTGCCGGTATGAGCTGCGTGACGAATCTGACAATGATCTTCCAGGAGAAAATGCTCAGTACTTTTTTGGCTTCGAAGAGGTGACAAACAGCATAAATTGGCTGAGGAATCGGTTCCATTCTCTACGGCCGATTCGTGCATTCTCTGATTGGACACAGCGATACCTTGATTTCTTGGACAGCAGACTTGCTACTTCGAATGGAG CTCGATCATGGTGGCGCTCTTGGCTCATACTATAA
- the LOC118060612 gene encoding pectinesterase 2 — protein sequence MATKLFISLLLICFCSLLSSSTASNHDHQIDYWCNKTPNPEPCKYFMKQNPKHFAPQQKSDFRKLAIELSMQRAHTALSHNKGLGSKCRDEKERAAWADCLGLYEDTIVELNHTLDSNTKCTDFDAQTWLSTALTNLETCKAGFKDFGVSDFMLPLMSNNVSKLIRNSLALKDNASSNPPQTYNDGFPSWVKTGDRKLLQASSSTSNLVVAQDGSGNHRTIKAALDAAAKRSGSGRFVIRIKSGVYRENLDIGKNLKNIMLVGDGLKNTIITGSRSVGGGSTTFNSATVAVTGGGFIARGITFRNTAGPQNHQAVALRSGADLSVFYRCGFEGYQDTLYVHSQRQFYKECDIYGTVDFIFGNAAVVLQNCMIYARRPMDKQKNVLTAQGRTDPNQNTGISIHNSRVMASSDLRPVLSSFKTFLGRPWKQYSRTVFLQTYLDSLVDAAGWLEWDGNFALNTLYYGEYRNSGPGASTSGRVKWRGYRVITSATEASRFTVANFIAGRSWLPATGVPFTSGL from the exons ATGGCCACAAAGCTTTTTATATCTCTTTTGCTCATATGCTTTTGCTCGTTGCTTTCATCCTCTACTGCCTCTAATCATGATCATCAGATAGATTATTGGTGCAACAAAACCCCAAACCCTGAACCATGCAAATACTTCATGAAGCAAAACCCAAAACACTTTGCACCTCAGCAAAAATCTGACTTTCGTAAACTGGCAATCGAATTATCCATGCAACGTGCTCATACTGCTCTAAGTCACAACAAAGGGCTAGGGTCAAAATGCCGCGATGAGAAAGAGAGGGCTGCATGGGCTGACTGCTTAGGGCTCTATGAGGACACCATTGTTGAACTCAACCACACCCTTGACTCCAACACAAAATGCACCGATTTTGATGCTCAAACTTGGCTTAGCACTGCTTTAACCAATCTTGAAACTTGCAAGGCAGGGTTCAAGGATTTTGGGGTTTCAGACTTCATGCTGCCTCTCATGTCTAACAATGTTTCAAAGCTAATTCGCAACTCCTTGGCTTTAAAAGACAATGCCTCGTCGAATCCTCCTCAAACTTATAATGATGGTTTTCCAAGTTGGGTTAAAACAGGTGATAGAAAGCTCTTGCAGGCATCTTCATCAACTTCGAATCTTGTGGTGGCTCAAGATGGTTCGGGGAATCACCGCACCATAAAGGCAGCACTCGACGCGGCAGCGAAGAGAAGTGGGAGTGGGAGGTTTGTTATTCGTATTAAGAGTGGGGTTTACAGAGAAAATCTTGATATTGGCAAGAACTTAAAGAATATTATGCTTGTTGGTGATGGTTTGAAAAATACCATCATCACCGGTAGTCGAAGTGTTGGAGGAGGTTCTACTACTTTCAATTCTGCAACTGTTG CCGTGACTGGGGGTGGATTCATTGCTCGTGGCATCACATTCCGCAACACAGCTGGTCCACAAAACCACCAGGCTGTGGCCCTCCGATCAGGCGCTGATCTCTCTGTCTTCTACCGCTGCGGCTTCGAAGGTTACCAAGACACCTTGTATGTCCACTCTCAAAGGCAATTCTACAAGGAATGCGACATCTATGGCACTGTAGATTTCATTTTTGGAAATGCAGCTGTGGTCTTACAAAACTGCATGATATATGCAAGAAGGCCGATGGATAAGCAAAAGAACGT ATTAACAGCTCAAGGCAGGACTGACCCTAATCAAAACACAGGGATTTCAATCCATAACTCAAGAGTCATGGCTTCATCGGACCTTAGACCAGTGCTTAGCTCATTCAAAACTTTCTTAGGAAGGCCATGGAAGCAGTACTCCCGTACAGTTTTTCTTCAAACTTATCTTGATTCTTTGGTGGATGCAGCGGGTTGGTTGGAGTGGGATGGCAATTTTGCTCTAAACACTTTGTATTATGGAGAGTACAGAAATTCTGGTCCTGGAGCCTCCACCAGTGGAAGAGTTAAGTGGCGTGGTTACAGGGTTATAACAAGTGCAACCGAAGCATCAAGATTCACTGTTGCAAACTTCATAGCTGGAAGGTCATGGTTGCCAGCCACCGGTGTCCCGTTTACCTCTGGactttaa
- the LOC118060611 gene encoding probable pectinesterase/pectinesterase inhibitor 33, which translates to MKRSTIMSTKVRLFATLMFFSSMLSFAASKSTEADITWWCNHTPHPSPCMYYMSHSHRHFSPKHRSQFRIMSVQLALESALTAQGQVSQFKQNCENQNQRAVWSDCLKLHSNAILQLNRTLIGLETKRLPCTDLDAQTWLSTALTNIQTCRTGSLDLNVTDFTMPAASKNLSELISNTLAINGGLLATEDNNTQGFFPSWFSKQNRRLLQSTSIAAKANLVVSKSGLGNFRTIQAAIDAASKRMFGTRFIIYVKRGVYRENIEVGVNSNNIWLVGDGLRNTIITSSRSVGAGYTTYSSATAGIDGLRFVARGISFINAAGPLKGQAVALRSASDLSVFYRCSFQGYQDTLFVHSQRQFYRECYIYGTIDFIFGNAAVVFQNSIIFARRPLNGQANMITAQGRNDPFQNTGISIHNSQILPAPDLKPVVGAFETYLGRPWMQYSRTVILQTYIDSFINPSGWSPWQRTNFAQDTLYYGEYKNYGPGSSTKTRVAWKGYHVITSPSVASRFTVRNLIAGNSWLPATTVPFTSDL; encoded by the exons ATGAAACGAAGCACAATCATGTCAACCAAGGTTAGGCTATTTGCAACATTGATGTTCTTCTCTTCAATGCTCTCATTTGCAGCATCAAAGAGCACCGAAGCCGACATAACTTGGTGGTGCAACCACACACCACACCCTTCACCATGCATGTACTACATGAGCCATAGCCACCGTCATTTTTCTCCCAAACATAGGTCCCAATTTCGGATAATGTCTGTCCAGTTAGCCCTTGAGAGCGCCCTTACTGCACAAGGTCAGGTCTCACAATTCAAACAGAATTGTGAGAACCAGAACCAAAGAGCTGTATGGTCGGATTGTTTGAAACTTCACTCTAATGCCATTCTTCAACTTAACCGCACCCTAATTGGTTTAGAAACGAAGAGGCTTCCGTGTACAGATCTTGATGCACAAACATGGCTAAGCACGGCTCTAACCAACATCCAAACATGCCGAACCGGGTCCTTGGACCTTAATGTGACAGATTTTACGATGCCAGCCGCGTCGAAAAACTTGTCTGAGCTCATTAGCAATACTCTGGCTATCAATGGGGGTTTGCTTGCAACTGAAGATAATAACACACAAGGGTTCTTTCCTAGCTGGTTCTCGAAGCAAAACAGACGGCTATTGCAATCTACATCAATAGCAGCAAAGGCGAATCTAGTCGTGTCAAAAAGTGGTTTAGGGAATTTTAGGACTATTCAGGCAGCTATCGATGCAGCCTCAAAGAGGATGTTCGGAACTAGGtttattatatatgtaaaaagagGAGTTTACAGGGAGAATATTGAAGTTGGAGTTAACAGCAACAATATTTGGCTGGTCGGAGATGGATTGAGAAACACTATAATTACAAGTAGCCGGAGTGTTGGGGCTGGTTATACAACTTATAGCTCTGCAACCGCTG GTATTGATGGCCTTCGCTTTGTGGCTCGTGGCATTAGCTTCATAAACGCGGCAGGTCCGCTAAAGGGTCAAGCAGTTGCGCTCCGATCAGCCTCAGATCTCTCAGTCTTTTATCGATGCTCCTTTCAAGGATATCAAGACACCCTTTTTGTCCACTCTCAAAGGCAATTCTATAGAGAATGCTACATCTATGGCACCATAGACTTCATCTTTGGAAATGCAGCAGTCGTGTTCcaaaattctattatttttgCGAGGAGGCCTTTAAATGGTCAAGCAAATATGATAACAGCACAAGGCCGTAATGACCCTTTCCAAAACACCGGAATTTCTATCCATAATTCGCAAATTCTACCGGCGCCTGACCTGAAGCCGGTAGTTGGAGCATTTGAAACATACTTGGGGAGGCCATGGATGCAATATTCTAGGACTGTTATTCTTCAAACTTACATTGATAGTTTTATTAATCCATCAGGTTGGTCACCATGGCAACGTACTAACTTTGCTCAAGACACATTGTATTATGGAGAGTATAAAAATTATGGGCCTGGCTCTTCGACCAAAACGAGGGTTGCTTGGAAAGGATATCATGTTATAACTAGCCCTAGTGTGGCCTCACGTTTCACTGTTAGAAACCTCATCGCTGGAAATTCATGGTTGCCAGCAACCACAGTCCCATTTACTTCTGACCTTTGA
- the LOC118060610 gene encoding uncharacterized protein, with the protein MQQRKAGRPSGTDGSDFSYRMVVDSRYTKVAKGKSRLKALIFIQGIFQLIELLHVVLPISKGKDPNILAASSSVIGLISLLIGELGRRRSRAGFLRFYLAMSTIAVLLSIFCAVSSRSTLEVIQNPAEWETKKFELIGTSVLLLGLLVQMFTISTVISLISNMSPPKKAS; encoded by the exons ATGCAGCAGAGAAAAGCCGGGAGGCCATCTGGGACCGACGGTTCTGATTTCTCCTACCGCATGGTGGTTGATTCAC GTTACACAAAGGTTGCTAAAGGGAAGTCTCGTCTCAAAGCTCTAATCTTTATTCAG GGTATCTTTCAATTGATAGAATTATTACATGTGGTTTTACCAATCTCAAAGGGGAAGGATCCAAACATACTTGCTGCTTCATCTTCTGTCATTGGGTTGATTTCTCTTCTAATTGGGGAATTAG GCCGAAGGCGCAGCCGAGCAGGTTTCTTGAGATTTTACCTGGCCATGTCAACTATCGCAGTACTTCTATCTATATTTTGTGCTGTTAGTAGCAGATCAACATTAGAG GTTATTCAGAATCCAGCTGAATGGGAAACAAAAAAGTTTGAACTTATTGGGACTTCTGTTCTTTTACTCG GATTGCTGGTGCAGATGTTCACGATCAGCACTGTAATTTCCCTCATCAGTAACATGTCTCCTCCAAAGAAAGCTTCTTAA
- the LOC118060609 gene encoding protein RMD5 homolog → MDLNPIKDAFDRVTKKQKMSGSKTQEVVDQMMRDIEKSLEIMKAEQSGSEVDFKSVLGELKKKLQESAPVGQIEEGTQKELNIALSKYPKQLEKSFNPDISKAYRNIDFDAHTVNQVIAGHFYRQGLFDVGDCFINEAKEPESTADMKSLFSEMYLILEAMKNRNLEPALNWAAANSNKLKENGSDLLLKLHCLQFVEILQGGSRSKALSYVRTHISPFGSSHFSEIQKLMSCLLWSGRLHQSPYSDLLSPTNWNVVAEDLTRQFCNLMGQSFESPLSVTIAAGFQGLPPLLKFMTVMAGKKHEWRSMKQLPVPVPVELGREFQFHSIFVCPVSKEQSTEDNPPMLMSCSHVLCKQSIDKMSKNGSKTFKCPYCPSDIESTQCKQLHF, encoded by the coding sequence ATGGATCTGAATCCCATCAAGGATGCATTTGATCGTGTTACAAAGAAGCAAAAGATGTCTGGTTCTAAAACACAAGAAGTTGTTGACCAGATGATGCGAGATATTGAGAAATCATTGGAAATTATGAAGGCGGAACAATCTGGTTCTGAAGTGGACTTTAAAAGTGTCCTTGGTGAACTTAAGAAAAAGTTGCAAGAAAGTGCTCCAGTTGGTCAGATTGAGGAAGGCACACAGAAGGAACTGAATATAGCCCTGAGCAAGTACCCAAAGCAGCTTGAGAAATCTTTCAACCCAGATATATCCAAGGCTTATAGAAACATTGATTTTGATGCTCACACTGTTAACCAAGTAATTGCAGGCCATTTCTATCGGCAAGGCCTGTTTGATGTTGGTGACTGCTTTATAAATGAGGCCAAGGAACCAGAATCTACTGCTGACATGAAATCTCTTTTCTCAGAAATGTATCTGATACTTGAAGCTATGAAGAACCGAAATCTAGAGCCTGCACTAAACTGGGCTGCTGCCAATTCCAATAAGCTCAAAGAAAACGGGTCAGACCTGCTGCTGAAACTTCATTGTTTACAGTTTGTGGAAATACTGCAAGGTGGAAGTAGAAGCAAAGCTCTTTCATATGTCAGAACTCACATTTCTCCTTTTGGTTCCAGCCATTTTTCTGAAATCCAGAAGCTTATGTCCTGTCTCCTGTGGTCTGGAAGGCTTCATCAATCTCCTTATTCTGATTTACTATCGCCCACTAATTGGAATGTGGTTGCCGAGGATCTTACAAGGCAGTTTTGCAATCTCATGGGGCAGTCTTTTGAAAGCCCATTGAGTGTGACAATAGCAGCAGGGTTCCAGGGTCTGCCACCTCTTTTGAAGTTTATGACTGTGATGGCAGGGAAGAAACATGAGTGGCGGTCAATGAAACAGTTGCCAGTGCCGGTGCCAGTGGAGTTGGGTAGGGAATTTCAGTTCCATTCCATCTTTGTATGTCCTGTGTCCAAGGAACAATCAACTGAGGATAACCCTCCTATGTTAATGTCATGTAGCCATGTGCTATGCAAGCAGTCTATCGACAAGATGTCAAAGAACGGCTCAAAAACCTTTAAATGCCCTTACTGCCCATCTGACATCGAATCAACACAGTGTAAGCAGTTGCATTTCTGA